Part of the Candidatus Methylomirabilota bacterium genome is shown below.
GGTAGTAACAGAAGGTAGATAGCAACTGTCTTGGTTGTCAAGAGCTACGCGCAATATTTATGGTCCACGGGGTCTGATGTTTGAGCATCGCATTCAGAATGGTCAGCAGCTTCCGCATACAGGCGGTCAAGGCGACCTTCTTCGCTTTCCCGG
Proteins encoded:
- a CDS encoding IS110 family transposase, which produces GKAKKVALTACMRKLLTILNAMLKHQTPWTINIARSS